One genomic region from Mangifera indica cultivar Alphonso chromosome 17, CATAS_Mindica_2.1, whole genome shotgun sequence encodes:
- the LOC123200040 gene encoding peptidyl-prolyl cis-trans isomerase Pin1-like, with translation MSSANQVRASHILIKHQGSRRKASWKDPEGRVINNTTKDSAISQLKAIREDIFSGKTKFDEVASRVSDCSSAKRGGDLGPFGRGQMQKPFEEATYALKVGEISDIVETDSGVHIIMRTG, from the exons ATGTCGTCGGCCAATCAGGTTAGGGCATCTCACATCTTGATCAAGCATCAAGGCTCTCGAAGAAAGGCGTCATGGAAGGATCCGGAAGGCAGGGTCATCAATAACACCACCAAAGACAGCGCAATCTCCCAACTCAAAGCCATCCGAGAAGACATCTTCTCCGGCAAGACCAAGTTTGACGAAGTCGCCTCTCGTGTCTCTGACTGCAGCTCTGCTAAGCGCGGTGGAGATCTGG GTCCCTTCGGAAGAGGCCAGATGCAGAAGCCTTTTGAGGAAGCTACATATGCTCTTAAGGTTGGTGAGATAAGTGACATCGTGGAAACTGATAGTGGGGTTCACATTATCATGAGAACTGGTTGA